From one Solanum stenotomum isolate F172 chromosome 12, ASM1918654v1, whole genome shotgun sequence genomic stretch:
- the LOC125848424 gene encoding arogenate dehydratase/prephenate dehydratase 1, chloroplastic, translated as MALKLVPIWACCTNQQHCCTYPQSSKLGYGCRLSGSTFLNLRAHKKWECLVLLSETERAITPVEDEQPLAPPGDASVQETQIIQSKGFHRDLQSLPKPLSATYLSSGQHDGSNVRVAYQGIPGAYSEAAALKAYPKCEPVPCDQFEAAFKAVELWLVDKAVLPIENSVAGSIHRNYDLLLRHRLHIVGEVQLLVNHCLLGLPGIRKEELKRVVSHPQALEQCNIMLNELGVARLSSDDTSSAAQIVASEGTRDTGAVASARAAEIYGLSILAERIQDDPDNITRFLILAREPIISGTDRPYKTSIVFTLEEGPGVLFKALAVFALREINLTKIESRPQKKRPLRVVDDSNKGSAKYFDYLFYIDFEASMADPRAQYALEHLQEFAGFIRVLGCYPMDTNL; from the exons ATGGCTTTGAAACTTGTGCCAATTTGGGCATGTTGTACCAATCAGCAGCATTGTTGTACTTATCCTCAATCTTCGAAATTGGGGTATGGGTGTAGGCTTTCTGGATCAACTTTCTTGAATCTCAGGGCCCATAAGAAATGGGAATGTTTGGTTTTGTTATCTGAGACTGAAAGAGCTATCACTCCTGTGGAAGATGAACAGCCATTGGCACCACCTGGGGATGCTTCTGTTCAAGAAACCCAAATCATCCAGTCAAAAGGGTTTCATAGGGATTTACAATCTTTACcaa AACCCTTATCTGCGACATATCTTTCTAGTGGTCAACATGATGGTTCAAATGTGCGAGTTGCTTATCAG GGAATTCCAGGTGCATATAGTGAGGCAGCTGCACTTAAAGCATACCCGAAATGTGAACCTGTCCCATGTGATCAGTTTGAGGCTGCATTTAAG GCAGTTGAATTATGGTTAGTAGACAAAGCTGTACTCCCAATCGAAAATTCAGTTGCTGGGAGCATCCACCGTAACTACGATCTACTCCTTCGGCATAGGCTGCATATTGTGGGAGAAGTTCAGTTGCTTGTTAACCACTGCCTTTTGGGCTTGCCAGGAATCAGGAAAGAGGAATTAAAGCGCGTCGTGAGCCACCCTCAG GCACTTGAACAATGCAACATTATGTTGAATGAGTTAGGCGTTGCAAGGCTCAGTAGTGATGATACTTCCAGTGCTGCACAG ATTGTCGCATCTGAAGGGACGAGAGATACTGGAGCAGTTGCAAGTGCTCGAGCTGCAGAGATTTACGGGCTCAGCATTCTTGCTGAAAGAATTCAG GATGATCCAGATAATATCACCAGATTTCTGATACTAGCAAGGGAGCCCATAATTTCGGGAACTGATAGGCCATATAAG ACTAGCATTGTCTTCACTCTGGAAGAAGGACCTGGAGTTCTATTCAAGGCCTTGGCAGTTTTTGCTCTGAGAGAGATCAATTTAACAAAG ATCGAGAGCCGACCACAAAAGAAGCGCCCTTTAAGGGTAGTAGATGACTCCAACAAAGGAAGTGCCAA GTACTTTGACTACCTCTTTTACATAGACTTTGAAGCATCGATGGCAGACCCTCGCGCTCAATATGCTCTTGAGCATCTTCAG GAATTTGCAGGATTCATTCGAGTTCTTGGCTGCTATCCCATGGACACAAATCTATGA